From a single Bremerella cremea genomic region:
- a CDS encoding sulfatase family protein, with amino-acid sequence MANTQVNAQKRPPNFVVIFCDDLGYGDLGCFGNPTIRTKQLDRMAAEGMKLTQFYVGASVCTPSRAALMTGRLPCRSGMCGNKRRVLFPDSKGGLPAEEITLAEALQEGGYATACIGKWHLGHHKQFLPTNNGFDYYFGIPYSNDMDRVPEAPKGRASMWNPKSEYFNVPLMRNEEIVERPAEQTTITRRYTEEAVKFIDEHQEEPFFIYLAHSMPHVPLFRSPEFEGVSRRGYFGDVIEEIDWSVGQVLQKLRDTGLDDNTLVVFCSDNGPWLPYGDHGGSAGPLRGGKGSTWDGGMREPTIFWWPKTIPAASVAADIGSTMDLMATFHSLADLEMPNDRTFDSHDLTPVLKQTGKSTREAFFYYRGYDLTAVRYGPWKLHFKTQAGYGQPKPEIHDPPVLFNIEHDPGESRNVAKENPEVIETILAEVKRHQSEMVFAESQLEL; translated from the coding sequence GAAGCGTCCTCCTAACTTCGTGGTTATTTTCTGCGATGATCTGGGGTACGGCGATCTGGGCTGCTTCGGTAACCCGACAATTCGCACCAAGCAGCTCGATCGGATGGCCGCTGAAGGAATGAAGCTCACCCAGTTTTATGTGGGTGCTTCTGTCTGTACGCCTAGTCGTGCGGCCTTGATGACGGGCCGGCTTCCTTGCCGAAGTGGAATGTGCGGTAACAAACGCCGTGTGCTTTTCCCTGATTCGAAGGGGGGGCTGCCTGCGGAAGAAATCACCTTGGCTGAAGCGTTGCAAGAAGGTGGCTATGCCACCGCTTGTATTGGCAAGTGGCACTTGGGGCATCACAAGCAGTTTTTGCCAACCAACAACGGTTTCGATTACTACTTCGGAATCCCTTATTCCAACGACATGGATCGCGTGCCGGAGGCGCCTAAGGGACGCGCTTCGATGTGGAATCCTAAGAGCGAGTACTTCAACGTTCCTTTGATGCGGAATGAAGAAATTGTCGAACGACCCGCCGAGCAAACCACCATTACGCGTCGCTATACGGAAGAAGCGGTTAAGTTCATCGACGAACATCAAGAAGAGCCATTCTTCATTTACCTGGCCCATTCGATGCCGCATGTGCCCCTGTTTCGTTCTCCTGAATTTGAAGGTGTCAGCCGTCGTGGTTACTTTGGCGACGTGATTGAAGAGATCGATTGGAGTGTGGGTCAGGTGCTGCAAAAGTTACGCGATACCGGGCTGGATGATAACACGCTCGTTGTGTTCTGCAGTGATAACGGCCCCTGGCTGCCTTATGGCGACCATGGCGGATCGGCGGGACCGTTGCGTGGCGGTAAGGGAAGTACTTGGGATGGTGGCATGCGAGAGCCCACGATCTTCTGGTGGCCGAAGACCATTCCGGCGGCTTCGGTCGCGGCGGATATCGGCAGCACAATGGATCTGATGGCGACTTTTCACTCGCTTGCCGACTTAGAGATGCCGAACGATCGAACTTTCGACAGCCATGATTTAACACCGGTGCTGAAGCAAACGGGTAAGAGTACTCGGGAAGCGTTCTTTTACTATCGCGGCTACGATCTGACGGCAGTCCGTTACGGTCCGTGGAAACTGCACTTTAAAACCCAAGCTGGTTACGGCCAGCCAAAGCCTGAAATTCATGATCCGCCGGTTCTATTTAACATTGAACATGACCCGGGCGAATCTCGTAACGTGGCCAAGGAAAACCCCGAGGTTATCGAAACCATCCTGGCCGAAGTAAAGCGTCACCAAAGTGAAATGGTGTTCGCCGAGTCTCAGTTAGAGCTCTAG
- a CDS encoding PAS domain-containing sensor histidine kinase produces the protein MNPDQKDTCYRGDTAETLAWRVAELEQENARLKQENDRFNRILKSTPVFVFVITREYQIIYLNHSRADCHEQPTGMYIRDFVTLEDAKVLEAAITRTFEEQREQMVRIRSETTGRMLQTLYAPMKACEGEPLVVGVSLDVTEEHEKLDAIIQSKDKIAEELAESDRRLEIMVDNTPVPVSISDLETGQILYGNKALAETFAIPYDKIQDQVASNYYADPAQRQSLLGRISRGEPIRGNTLRMKTHNGDILHLALYIDKIKYAQRSAMLTCFLDISAHKQREEGILRDRMALRRLLDTNERDRRLIAYEIHDGVVQDMTGSLMFLQTGVSLIPTDTDGQVEVKRGTQLLANAIGEIRRLLNGLRPLSLEEGGVVAAIDDLVTRMMEDNFAIDFHHDLEFSRLAPSLEMAIYRTVQEAVNNARRHSQANTASITILQIDKEIKISVRDEGCGFDPSQVDPRRCGLSGIYERANLLGGEARILSSPGHGTLVKVILPLGDYLDSDEAGR, from the coding sequence TTGAATCCTGACCAAAAAGACACTTGCTATCGTGGCGATACGGCAGAGACGCTGGCCTGGCGCGTTGCGGAACTTGAGCAGGAAAACGCCCGACTGAAGCAAGAGAACGATCGATTCAATCGGATTCTTAAGTCGACGCCAGTGTTCGTCTTTGTCATCACGCGCGAATACCAAATCATCTATCTCAATCATTCCCGTGCGGACTGCCATGAACAGCCGACCGGAATGTATATACGGGACTTCGTCACTCTGGAAGACGCCAAGGTGCTCGAAGCGGCGATTACGCGAACCTTTGAAGAGCAACGCGAGCAGATGGTGCGCATTCGCAGCGAGACGACCGGACGGATGCTGCAGACTTTGTATGCGCCGATGAAGGCTTGCGAAGGAGAGCCGTTGGTCGTTGGTGTTTCGCTGGACGTGACCGAAGAGCATGAAAAGCTCGATGCGATCATTCAGAGCAAAGACAAGATTGCTGAGGAACTAGCCGAGAGTGACCGCCGACTTGAGATCATGGTGGATAATACGCCCGTGCCAGTTTCAATCTCCGATCTGGAGACAGGACAAATTCTCTACGGGAACAAGGCCTTGGCGGAAACCTTCGCGATCCCTTATGACAAGATCCAAGATCAGGTCGCCAGTAACTACTATGCGGATCCAGCGCAGCGACAATCTTTACTAGGTCGAATTTCCCGTGGCGAGCCTATACGGGGAAACACCCTCAGAATGAAGACGCACAATGGAGACATTCTTCATTTAGCGCTTTACATCGACAAGATTAAATATGCTCAGCGATCGGCGATGCTAACTTGCTTTTTGGATATCAGCGCTCATAAACAGCGGGAAGAAGGAATTCTAAGAGATCGCATGGCCCTTCGCCGCTTGCTGGATACCAACGAACGAGATCGTCGTTTGATCGCTTACGAAATCCACGATGGTGTCGTCCAAGATATGACTGGCTCGCTCATGTTTCTACAAACGGGGGTCAGCTTGATCCCAACCGATACGGACGGCCAAGTAGAGGTTAAACGAGGGACGCAGCTTTTGGCCAATGCGATTGGCGAGATTCGACGACTGCTCAACGGCTTGCGTCCTTTAAGCCTGGAAGAAGGAGGTGTCGTCGCGGCGATCGACGATTTAGTCACCCGCATGATGGAAGATAACTTTGCCATCGACTTCCATCACGACTTGGAATTTTCCCGCTTGGCTCCTTCTTTGGAGATGGCCATTTACCGAACCGTTCAGGAAGCGGTAAACAATGCGCGGAGACATAGTCAGGCCAATACTGCGAGTATTACAATCTTGCAGATAGACAAGGAGATTAAAATCTCGGTACGTGACGAAGGGTGCGGTTTTGATCCCAGCCAGGTCGATCCCCGACGCTGTGGTCTTTCTGGAATTTATGAACGGGCAAATTTGCTCGGCGGCGAAGCCCGGATCTTGAGTTCTCCTGGGCATGGCACGTTGGTAAAGGTGATCTTGCCGCTAGGAGACTATCTCGACAGCGACGAAGCTGGGCGCTAG
- the xylA gene encoding xylose isomerase: MTAFPNVGKIEYEGPDSRNPLAFRWYNPDEVIEGKTMKEHFRFSVVYWHTFRGTGADPFGPGTAVRPWDDGTDSLDNAIKRVKVAFEFIEKLDAPFYAFHDRDVAPEGANLAETYKNFDAVAAALQEEQERTGIKLLWGTANMFSHPRFMHGAATSCNADAFAYAACSVKKALEITKQLGGENYVFWGGREGYQNLLNTDMKRELDHLAKFFHMAVDYAKEIGFDGQFLIEPKPKEPTKHQYDFDTANCLAFLKSYDLDKYFKMNLETNHATLAGHTMQHELEYAGQSGMLGSIDANTGDLLLGWDTDQFPTNYYLTTECMLSILKYGGLGTGGVNFDAKVRRESFEPLDLFYAHIGGMDAFAKGLRIAAAIRADGKLDEFVKQRYKSWDEGVGSEIEAGKHDFKTLEAYMLAKGEASPNESGRQELLEHIFNMYL; the protein is encoded by the coding sequence ATGACCGCGTTCCCCAATGTTGGCAAAATTGAATACGAAGGCCCCGATTCACGTAACCCTCTGGCGTTTCGCTGGTACAACCCAGACGAAGTGATCGAGGGAAAGACCATGAAGGAGCATTTCCGCTTCAGCGTGGTCTATTGGCACACGTTCCGTGGAACCGGTGCCGATCCGTTTGGTCCTGGCACTGCCGTTCGTCCTTGGGATGACGGAACCGATTCTCTCGATAACGCGATCAAGCGGGTAAAGGTCGCTTTCGAGTTCATCGAAAAGTTGGACGCTCCGTTCTATGCGTTCCACGATCGGGACGTTGCCCCGGAGGGCGCGAACCTGGCGGAAACCTACAAGAACTTCGACGCCGTTGCGGCTGCCCTGCAGGAAGAGCAGGAACGGACCGGCATCAAGCTGTTGTGGGGAACGGCCAATATGTTCAGCCACCCACGCTTTATGCATGGTGCCGCTACAAGCTGCAACGCAGATGCTTTTGCTTATGCCGCCTGCAGTGTCAAGAAAGCGTTGGAAATCACCAAGCAGTTGGGTGGCGAGAACTATGTGTTCTGGGGAGGCCGTGAAGGTTACCAGAACCTGCTCAACACCGACATGAAGCGTGAACTAGATCACTTGGCTAAGTTCTTTCACATGGCAGTCGACTATGCCAAGGAGATCGGTTTCGATGGCCAGTTCCTCATCGAACCGAAGCCGAAAGAGCCGACCAAGCATCAGTACGATTTCGACACCGCCAACTGTCTGGCGTTCCTCAAGTCGTACGACTTGGACAAGTACTTCAAGATGAACCTAGAAACGAACCATGCCACCCTGGCCGGACATACCATGCAGCACGAGCTGGAGTACGCCGGGCAAAGCGGAATGCTGGGTTCGATCGATGCCAATACCGGCGACCTGCTGTTGGGTTGGGACACCGATCAATTCCCGACTAACTACTACCTGACCACCGAGTGCATGCTTTCGATTTTGAAGTATGGCGGTCTGGGAACTGGTGGCGTGAACTTCGATGCCAAGGTCCGACGCGAGAGCTTCGAGCCGCTCGACTTGTTCTATGCTCACATCGGCGGCATGGACGCTTTCGCCAAGGGGCTACGAATTGCTGCTGCTATTCGTGCGGACGGCAAGTTGGACGAGTTTGTCAAGCAGCGTTATAAGAGCTGGGACGAAGGGGTTGGATCTGAAATTGAAGCTGGCAAGCACGATTTCAAAACGCTCGAAGCCTACATGCTCGCCAAAGGGGAAGCCAGCCCGAACGAAAGTGGCCGCCAGGAACTGTTGGAACACATTTTCAATATGTACCTATAG